A segment of the Bacillus sp. es.034 genome:
CCTCCTTTTTCGAAGCAATGCTTCTTTCCTATTTTTCTACAAGCATGACCTTTCATGCATGCCAGATGAAGGATAAATCTGATTTTCCCATTAAGGTTTGATTAACTTTCGGAAAAAGGCTTTACAGTCTTTCCTTTAATGGTGTTAAATTAAAAAATGTGGAGAAAAAAAGCTTGGAGGATATACAATGGATTTTTATTTGATTATGAAATACTTATTTTTGGGGATTTTTCAAGGGTTCACGGAACCGATCCCGATTTCATCCAGTGGACACCTGCTGCTCGCTCAGCATTTCCTTGGAATCAAAGACACAACTCTGACCTTTGAAATGCTGGTTAATACGGCATCACTACTCGCTGTTCTCATCATTTACCGGGAAGACATCATTCGTCTCATCGTAAACGGACTCGGTTATTTCAAGGAGAAAACACCCGAAACCAAACGTGATTTTCATTTCATTATATACTTGCTGATCGGGACAATCCCTGCCGGGGTGATCGGTGTACTATTCGGCGATGTCATTGAGGAACATCTTACTTCTGTCATCACGGTAGGCATCACACTCATCGTTACAGGTATCGCCCTTTGGATGATCCGTAACCTGAGAGGAAGAAAAAATGATGGAGACCTAAATGTAAAGGACGCAATCATCATTGGTCTTGCACAGGCAGTTGCCCTCATCCCTGGAATCAGTCGGTCAGGTGCAACGATCGTTGCTGCCATGGCAAGCGGTATGAAGGCAGAGACAGCCCTCCGTTTCTCGTTCCTTCTTTATATTCCCGTCAGTGTGGGCGTCATGGTATTTGGAATAAGCGACTTGATGGGAGATCCGAACCTCGCTTCCATGGCAATTCCATATACAGTTGCCTTTATTGCATCCTTGATCGCTTCTTACTTCTCATTGAAGTGGTTCATGAATATCATGGCAAAAGGGAACTTGAAATATTTCGCTATTTATTGTGTTGCGGTCGGAGCAGCGGTCCTTATTTTCACATAAACCTTCTATCCGTTCGGTTTCTTTGTTAAGCTTGTTAGAATAAGACATTTTGATGAAATGATGTGATCTCATGAGTGAGAATGTTGAAGTGCCTTCCGGGATAAAACAATTATTCATCGAGAAGAAGTCGGTGAGAACCTTAAAAAAGGACGTTTTTTGTTTCAAGAAGGAAAAGCTGCTCACGAGTTATATTTGATCAAAAGCGGTCGGGTTCAAATAAGCAAAGTCATTCCCGATGGACGGGAATTGTCCCTGCGCATCTGTTCAACTGATGATGTCATCGGAGAATTGACTTTATTCAGTAAAGAAGCCTACTACATGCTCAGCGCGAAAATACTTGAGGACACGACGGTTTATGTTTTACCGAAAGAAAGGTTTGAAGAAACCCTTTCCCAAAATGGTGATTTGACAATACAATGGCTGAAATGGATACAAATTCAAAATCAGCAGAATCAGACAAAATTTCGCGACCTCATCCTTCATGGAAAAAAAGGAGCCCTGTATTCTACCCTGATCCGCATGACCAATACCTATGGGAAAGCCGTTAACGCCGGTATCCTGATCGACCTGCCCTTAACCAACCAGAAATTGGCCAATTTTTGTGGATCATCCAGGGAAGTCGTGAACAGATTATTGGGTGACTTGAAGAAAGACGACGTCCTTATGTCGGAAAAAGGATATATTACGATCTTAGATCTTGATTATCTGAAGAATGAAATTGACTGTGAAAATTGCCCGGTCTCCATTTGCAGGATTGATTGATCTAAACCTAAAAACCCCCTGAAGCAGGTATGCTTCAGGGGGTTTTCTCATTTATTTATATTACCTGATTCCCAATGCGATTTTCGCATAGCGGGACATATTGTCTTTGCTCCATGGTGGATTCCAGACGATGTCTACCTCTGTTTCTTTCACTTCGGGAATGTCGCTCAGTGCTGTTTTTACTTGATCCACAATGGTTCCGGCCAGGGGACATCCCATTGAAGTCAGGGTCATGGTGACTGTTGCCTTTCCTTCTTCATCGAGATCCACATCATACACTAAACCTAAATTCACTATGTCTATTCCTAATTCAGGGTCGACAACCTGCTCTAATGCACCCATCAAATTATCTTTTAGATCTTGATCCATGCTAATCACTCCTTTACCCTTATACTTGTCTCTTACCCATTTTCATTACTCATCTTAACAAATATCCACGTATAAAACAAAAGGTTAAGCTGATAGATGCTTCTCGAACCACTCGACAAGCCGTAACACGCCTTCTCTTGTGACTTTATGATCGGCTTTATCATCTTCTATGAAAAGAAGATGATCTTCCCGTTTCTCATAATAGGGCAATATGCTGTCATAGAATTCCCTGGTCAAATGGAAGGGGACGACTTTGTCGCGCTTTCCATGCCAGAACATGAGGGGTCTGCCCCGAAGCTTCTCCGGTTGAAGGCTAAGATCATAATGGGCAAGCTCACTCATCATGCTTTCGATTTCACCCTCGCTAAATGGGAGGTCATAACCCAGCGATTCCACTTGAGCCAGCTGGGCCTGTGCAA
Coding sequences within it:
- a CDS encoding undecaprenyl-diphosphate phosphatase; protein product: MDFYLIMKYLFLGIFQGFTEPIPISSSGHLLLAQHFLGIKDTTLTFEMLVNTASLLAVLIIYREDIIRLIVNGLGYFKEKTPETKRDFHFIIYLLIGTIPAGVIGVLFGDVIEEHLTSVITVGITLIVTGIALWMIRNLRGRKNDGDLNVKDAIIIGLAQAVALIPGISRSGATIVAAMASGMKAETALRFSFLLYIPVSVGVMVFGISDLMGDPNLASMAIPYTVAFIASLIASYFSLKWFMNIMAKGNLKYFAIYCVAVGAAVLIFT
- a CDS encoding Crp/Fnr family transcriptional regulator, with translation MFQEGKAAHELYLIKSGRVQISKVIPDGRELSLRICSTDDVIGELTLFSKEAYYMLSAKILEDTTVYVLPKERFEETLSQNGDLTIQWLKWIQIQNQQNQTKFRDLILHGKKGALYSTLIRMTNTYGKAVNAGILIDLPLTNQKLANFCGSSREVVNRLLGDLKKDDVLMSEKGYITILDLDYLKNEIDCENCPVSICRID
- a CDS encoding metal-sulfur cluster assembly factor, coding for MDQDLKDNLMGALEQVVDPELGIDIVNLGLVYDVDLDEEGKATVTMTLTSMGCPLAGTIVDQVKTALSDIPEVKETEVDIVWNPPWSKDNMSRYAKIALGIR